The Pelmatolapia mariae isolate MD_Pm_ZW linkage group LG9, Pm_UMD_F_2, whole genome shotgun sequence genome has a segment encoding these proteins:
- the mos gene encoding proto-oncogene serine/threonine-protein kinase mos, whose protein sequence is MNPVNPNRSITSSRTVGGSAERVKASAERRVAVRFTEQYGPQRAMPSPIPLTRLLPKDFCPSLDTGPCSSPLTKHGSTLQVPAQRLHGRIATRLWSSVIHWKQLRSVQPVGSGGFGSVYQAEYFGETVAVKKVNRSTKNKLASQQSFWAELNAAHLRHANIVRVIAATTCVPPQCGDEGSIGVILMEFVGRRNLQQVIYGGTEPLGQDRCVRYSSDIVHGLRFLHSHGVVHLDIKPANVLLTNEDVCKIADFGCSLKLDPGCEVSAASHQPLVGGTYTHRAPELLRGERVTPKADIFSFGITLWQLLTREPPYTGDREHVIYAVVAHNLRPSVQDHQVFRSEPGRLFRALLSRCWNGTPPCRPSAQELLSSLEQLQPQT, encoded by the coding sequence ATGAACCCAGTGAACCCAAACAGAAGCATTACATCCTCCAGAACAGTAGGCGGCAGTGCGGAGCGCGTAAAAGCCTCAGCTGAGCGCAGAGTAGCTGTTCGGTTTACAGAACAGTATGGTCCACAGCGTGCCATGCCTTCTCCCATCCCGCTGACCCGCCTGCTGCCCAAAGACTTCTGCCCCTCTCTGGACACGGGGCCCTGCAGCAGCCCGCTGACTAAGCACGGCTCCACCTTACAAGTGCCCGCTCAGCGGCTCCATGGCAGAATCGCCACTCGGCTTTGGTCCTCGGTTATCCACTGGAAGCAGCTGCGCTCCGTGCAGCCCGTGGGCTCGGGAGGCTTCGGCTCGGTCTACCAGGCGGAGTACTTCGGAGAGACCGTGGCGGTGAAGAAGGTCAACAGGTCCACCAAGAACAAGCTGGCGTCCCAGCAGAGCTTCTGGGCCGAGCTGAACGCGGCGCACCTGCGCCACGCCAACATAGTGCGCGTAATAGCTGCCACCACCTGCGTCCCGCCACAGTGTGGAGATGAAGGCAGCATCGGGGTAATACTGATGGAGTTCGTGGGCAGAAGGAACCTCCAGCAGGTCATTTACGGTGGCACGGAGCCGCTGGGACAGGACAGGTGCGTCAGGTACTCCTCGGATATCGTTCACGGCCTGAGGTTTCTCCACTCCCACGGCGTCGTGCATCTGGACATTAAACCAGCTAACGTGCTGCTGACCAACGAGGACGTGTGCAAAATCGCAGACTTCGGCTGTTCTCTCAAACTGGACCCTGGCTGTGAGGTCAGCGCTGCGAGCCACCAGCCACTCGTGGGTGGCACGTACACGCACAGAGCCCCAGAGCTGCTCAGAGGCGAGAGGGTGACTCCTAAAGCGGACATCTTTTCTTTCGGCATCACTCTGTGGCAGCTTCTCACCAGAGAGCCGCCCTACACCGGCGACAGGGAGCACGTCATCTACGCGGTGGTGGCTCACAATCTGCGGCCTTCTGTTCAGGACCACCAGGTGTTCCGGTCGGAGCCGGGGCGGCTGTTTCGGGCTCTGCTGAGCCGCTGCTGGAACGGAACGCCCCCCTGCAGACCCAGCGCCCAGGAGCTGCTGTCGTCCCTGGAGCAGCTACAGCCACAGACCTGA